Proteins encoded together in one Marinobacter sp. Arc7-DN-1 window:
- a CDS encoding acyl-CoA desaturase yields MTRVQHWLTNILRWFDSEAGSDHIDTTSRSFNFLRVVPFIALHMACLLAFYAGASAFAIGFAIAFFLVRMFAITGFYHRYFAHKTFKTSRPAQFVFAVLGTSAAQRGPLWWAAHHRHHHQHSDEAQDLHSPHHGGFWWSHMGWFTCDAGFATDERRIRDWLKFPELKLINRFDSLVPALAAAGIYVLGEALAAWAPGLGTNGLQLLVWGFFISTVALFHATVSINSLSHVWGKRRFETPDDSRNNFWLALLTLGEGWHNNHHRWPQSVRQGFRWYEIDITWYGLWLMSKLGIIWELNPIPQHIQEETTELDKMRMRRQ; encoded by the coding sequence ATGACCCGAGTGCAGCATTGGCTTACAAACATTCTGAGATGGTTCGATTCCGAGGCAGGTTCGGATCACATCGACACCACGTCCAGATCGTTCAACTTCTTACGTGTTGTTCCGTTCATAGCGCTTCATATGGCCTGCTTGCTGGCCTTTTATGCCGGGGCTAGCGCCTTCGCCATCGGATTTGCGATTGCCTTCTTCCTGGTGCGCATGTTTGCGATTACCGGGTTCTACCACCGTTATTTCGCCCACAAGACCTTTAAAACCAGCCGCCCTGCCCAGTTCGTATTCGCCGTTCTTGGCACCAGTGCCGCCCAGCGCGGGCCGCTCTGGTGGGCCGCTCACCATCGCCATCACCACCAGCATTCCGATGAAGCGCAGGATCTTCACTCCCCCCATCATGGTGGCTTCTGGTGGTCGCACATGGGCTGGTTTACCTGTGACGCAGGATTCGCGACCGATGAACGGCGAATCCGGGACTGGCTGAAGTTTCCTGAGCTCAAGTTGATCAATCGGTTTGACTCCCTGGTGCCCGCCCTGGCCGCTGCCGGTATCTACGTCCTCGGTGAGGCCCTGGCCGCCTGGGCGCCTGGCCTGGGAACCAATGGTCTGCAGCTGTTGGTATGGGGATTCTTTATTTCCACCGTAGCGTTATTCCACGCCACGGTCTCGATCAACTCACTGTCCCATGTCTGGGGCAAGCGCCGGTTCGAGACACCGGACGACAGCCGGAACAACTTCTGGCTGGCTCTGCTCACCCTGGGTGAGGGCTGGCACAACAACCATCACCGTTGGCCCCAGTCTGTGCGCCAGGGATTCCGGTGGTATGAAATCGACATCACATGGTATGGCCTCTGGCTGATGTCAAAGCTGGGCATAATCTGGGAGCTCAACCCGATACCCCAGCATATTCAGGAAGAGACAACCGAGCTGGATAAGATGAGGATGAGAAGGCAATGA
- a CDS encoding SDR family NAD(P)-dependent oxidoreductase, with protein MSDRLQETSNIWITGASSGIGESVTRALARGGHRLVITGRRKGALEELASAAPERIITAAADTTGKEDLQSVAGSLEMHGDLNMVILNAGTCEYLEIGNYSSDVIEKNIHTNVIGTARCLDIALPALRRSRAKGKPATLVIVSSSAWWFPFGRAEGYGASKAALTYFARSLRADLDAEGIDVVVVSPGFVKTPLTDRNNFPMPFLVSAEDAAERIVSGLARGHNEIAFPKRFTWMLRALSALPRPLVDRMAASMARKSNTAQENNR; from the coding sequence ATGAGTGACCGACTTCAGGAAACCTCAAATATCTGGATTACTGGCGCCAGCTCCGGCATTGGCGAATCCGTAACCCGGGCCCTGGCCCGCGGTGGGCATCGTTTGGTCATCACCGGCAGACGAAAGGGCGCGCTCGAAGAGCTTGCCTCCGCCGCCCCTGAACGGATCATTACGGCTGCGGCAGACACTACCGGCAAAGAAGATCTCCAGTCGGTGGCCGGCTCTCTTGAGATGCACGGCGACCTGAACATGGTGATCCTCAACGCCGGCACCTGTGAATACCTGGAAATCGGCAATTACAGCAGTGATGTGATCGAGAAGAACATTCACACCAACGTGATTGGCACCGCCCGCTGCCTGGACATCGCCCTGCCCGCTCTGCGCCGCAGCCGGGCAAAGGGAAAGCCGGCCACTCTGGTGATCGTCAGTTCCTCTGCCTGGTGGTTTCCCTTTGGCCGGGCCGAGGGCTATGGCGCGTCCAAGGCAGCCCTTACCTACTTTGCCCGCTCCCTGAGAGCAGACCTGGACGCAGAAGGTATCGATGTGGTGGTGGTTTCGCCAGGCTTCGTGAAAACACCGCTGACCGACCGCAACAATTTCCCGATGCCGTTTCTGGTTTCTGCAGAAGACGCTGCCGAACGAATCGTCAGCGGCCTGGCCCGTGGCCACAATGAAATCGCCTTCCCCAAGCGTTTTACCTGGATGCTGAGAGCACTCAGCGCCCTTCCCCGGCCTCTGGTTGACCGCATGGCGGCCTCCATGGCCCGTAAAAGCAACACCGCACAGGAAAACAATAGATGA
- a CDS encoding NAD(P)/FAD-dependent oxidoreductase: protein MSSERQRVAVIGAGVSGLTAAWLLAEKHEVQIFEAAGYAGGHTNTEQIEAGGRAWPVNTGFIVFNDWTYPNFIRLMDRLGIASEVSDMSFSVDCGTSGLQYNGTSLNTLFAQRRNLINLPFLKMVREILRFNKESRADLQSGSISNEETLGEYLNRNGYSRYFRNYYIVPMGAAIWSAPEIVLEQFPIRFFLQFFNNHGMLSVDDRPTWRVISGGSAQYVTKMMERLGDSTHLNSPVDKVVRDETGVTVCVGGQEHRFDQVIFGCHSDQALAMLVDPTDKELDILGAMGYQKNDVVLHTDSNVLPDNRRAWAAWNYFIPAHSTEPVSVTYNMNVLQNFHDAPETFCVTLNRSHDIAPDKVIKRFEYAHPVFTLDAVAAQERYDEIGNRNRTHFCGAYWFNGFHEDGVRSALRVTRAFGVEF, encoded by the coding sequence ATGAGTAGTGAACGTCAGCGAGTTGCTGTCATCGGTGCCGGCGTTTCCGGCCTCACGGCTGCCTGGCTTCTGGCCGAGAAGCACGAGGTTCAGATTTTCGAGGCGGCCGGTTACGCCGGCGGCCACACCAACACGGAACAGATTGAGGCCGGTGGCCGTGCCTGGCCAGTCAATACCGGTTTCATTGTGTTCAATGACTGGACCTACCCGAATTTCATCCGCCTGATGGACCGGCTGGGCATCGCCTCGGAAGTCAGCGATATGAGTTTCAGCGTTGACTGCGGCACGAGCGGCCTGCAGTACAACGGTACCAGCCTGAACACTCTGTTTGCCCAGCGCCGTAACCTGATCAACTTGCCGTTCCTGAAGATGGTGCGGGAGATTCTCCGGTTCAACAAGGAATCCCGGGCAGATCTCCAGTCCGGGAGCATCAGCAATGAGGAAACTCTGGGCGAATACCTGAACAGGAATGGTTACTCACGGTATTTCAGGAATTACTACATTGTGCCCATGGGCGCTGCCATCTGGTCCGCCCCGGAGATTGTGCTGGAGCAGTTCCCGATTCGCTTTTTCCTGCAGTTTTTCAATAACCACGGCATGTTGTCAGTAGACGACCGCCCGACCTGGCGAGTGATTTCCGGGGGCTCAGCCCAGTATGTGACAAAAATGATGGAACGCCTCGGCGACTCAACCCACCTGAACAGCCCGGTAGACAAGGTGGTCCGGGATGAAACCGGCGTGACCGTCTGCGTCGGAGGACAGGAGCACCGCTTCGATCAGGTTATTTTTGGCTGCCATAGCGACCAGGCCCTTGCCATGCTTGTGGACCCGACTGACAAGGAGCTGGATATCCTCGGCGCCATGGGATACCAGAAAAACGATGTTGTGCTTCACACCGACAGCAATGTGTTGCCGGACAACCGGCGCGCCTGGGCGGCCTGGAACTATTTTATTCCTGCCCACAGCACGGAGCCCGTGTCGGTCACCTACAACATGAACGTTCTGCAGAATTTCCACGATGCGCCGGAAACCTTCTGCGTAACCCTGAACCGAAGCCACGATATAGCCCCGGACAAGGTAATCAAGCGCTTCGAGTACGCCCATCCTGTGTTCACACTGGATGCGGTGGCCGCCCAGGAGCGATATGACGAGATCGGTAACCGGAACCGCACTCACTTCTGCGGGGCCTACTGGTTTAACGGCTTCCACGAGGACGGGGTTCGCAGCGCACTCCGGGTAACCCGGGCATTCGGGGTGGAGTTTTGA
- a CDS encoding DUF1365 domain-containing protein has protein sequence MNSQWLEGTVRHRRKYPVHHEFSYGTGMLALDTDEWRSIADVSPLFSLEHFNWISLKRKDYFRPEAGDLSAAVRDHVEQATGWRPEGEVELITHPRYFGQVFNPVSFYFCYGAGDRSAEGAVPRVIVAQITNTPWQDRHVYCLETTGSEPNKTGWRTEQFGFSKRFHVSPFNGMNQHYEWSFSFRGPELRIHMNVLEQGRKHFDATLVVQRTPVTRRNVHRSLRKFPVEAFKVVAGIYWHALRLKLKGAPFYTHPDKLPAGDIAHRRGHDDSGLDVTSAETNDKTRGRVNSWRT, from the coding sequence GTGAACAGCCAGTGGCTGGAGGGTACTGTCCGGCACAGGCGGAAGTACCCTGTGCACCATGAATTCAGCTACGGCACCGGCATGCTTGCTCTGGACACCGATGAGTGGCGTAGCATCGCCGATGTCAGTCCGCTGTTTTCTCTGGAACATTTTAACTGGATTTCCCTGAAACGGAAGGACTACTTCCGGCCGGAGGCAGGGGACCTGTCGGCGGCTGTACGGGATCATGTGGAACAAGCGACGGGCTGGCGCCCTGAGGGCGAAGTGGAGCTGATTACCCACCCCCGCTATTTCGGCCAGGTGTTCAATCCGGTCAGTTTCTACTTTTGCTACGGTGCCGGAGACCGGTCCGCCGAAGGCGCTGTGCCCAGGGTTATTGTTGCTCAGATTACCAACACACCCTGGCAGGACCGCCATGTCTATTGCCTGGAAACCACGGGTTCAGAACCCAACAAGACAGGCTGGCGCACCGAGCAGTTCGGTTTCAGCAAGCGCTTTCACGTTTCCCCGTTTAATGGCATGAACCAGCACTATGAATGGAGTTTCAGTTTCCGGGGCCCGGAGCTGAGAATCCACATGAATGTTCTGGAACAAGGCCGCAAGCATTTTGATGCCACCCTGGTAGTCCAACGTACCCCTGTCACTCGTAGAAATGTCCACAGAAGTCTTCGGAAATTTCCGGTTGAAGCATTCAAGGTGGTGGCAGGCATCTACTGGCATGCCCTCCGGCTTAAGCTCAAGGGTGCACCTTTCTATACCCACCCGGACAAACTTCCGGCAGGCGATATCGCCCATCGCCGTGGGCATGATGATTCAGGGCTGGACGTGACCAGTGCTGAAACCAACGACAAGACTCGTGGAAGGGTAAACTCATGGAGAACCTGA
- a CDS encoding SAM-dependent methyltransferase codes for MENLNTSVETTSSGSASVPMLSRFARNLVIQQLRLLGEGQLTVRETGFEDLVFGDGNTRYQPAELVVHDHSTWRDLLTGGSVGAAEAFVAGDWTTPDLVALLRFFTRNVDRMNQFEDRFSWVTKPVLKGLHWLNRNTREGSRKNISAHYDLGNELFETFLDPTMMYSSAIYPSAGSTLEEAAVHKLDTICRKLDLQPGDKVMEIGTGWGGFAIHAAKNYGCHVTTTTISKEQLELAKERVQQEGLADRMTLLFDDYRDLEGQFDKLVSIEMIEAVGPQFLDSYFSRINALLKPDGLALVQAINMPEQRYQRALKNVDFIQRFIFPGSFIPSFGAILESVRKESNMVLTHAEDTGFHYARTLHDWYERFIAKRDQLDAMGYDQAFRRLWHFYFAYCEAGFSERAIGVAQMVFAKPGNKRENILSL; via the coding sequence ATGGAGAACCTGAATACTTCGGTTGAAACCACCTCATCCGGCTCAGCCAGTGTGCCAATGCTTAGTCGGTTTGCGAGAAACCTGGTGATTCAGCAGCTCCGGTTACTGGGGGAAGGTCAACTGACGGTTCGTGAAACCGGATTTGAGGACCTGGTATTTGGTGATGGCAATACCCGCTACCAGCCAGCCGAGCTAGTCGTCCACGATCACAGCACCTGGCGGGACCTGCTGACCGGCGGTAGTGTTGGTGCCGCCGAGGCGTTCGTGGCCGGAGACTGGACCACCCCGGATCTGGTCGCTCTGCTCCGCTTCTTCACCCGTAACGTCGACCGCATGAACCAATTCGAGGACCGTTTCAGCTGGGTAACAAAGCCTGTGCTGAAAGGCCTTCACTGGCTGAACCGTAACACCAGGGAAGGTTCCCGGAAAAACATCAGCGCTCACTATGACCTGGGTAACGAGCTGTTTGAGACCTTCCTGGACCCGACCATGATGTACTCCTCGGCTATCTATCCGAGCGCCGGATCGACTCTGGAAGAAGCCGCGGTGCACAAGCTGGACACCATATGTCGCAAACTGGATCTTCAGCCCGGCGACAAGGTGATGGAAATTGGGACCGGCTGGGGTGGTTTTGCCATTCACGCTGCCAAAAACTACGGTTGCCACGTAACAACCACCACGATTTCAAAGGAACAACTGGAGCTGGCGAAAGAGCGGGTTCAACAGGAAGGTCTGGCAGACAGAATGACTCTGCTGTTTGATGACTACCGTGATCTGGAAGGCCAGTTCGACAAACTGGTGTCCATCGAGATGATCGAGGCAGTCGGCCCCCAGTTTCTGGACAGCTATTTCTCCCGGATAAACGCATTGCTGAAGCCGGATGGTCTGGCGCTGGTCCAGGCTATCAATATGCCAGAGCAGCGTTATCAGCGGGCATTGAAGAATGTGGATTTTATCCAGCGATTCATTTTCCCGGGCAGTTTCATACCGTCCTTCGGTGCCATCCTTGAATCGGTCCGCAAAGAAAGCAATATGGTACTGACACACGCCGAAGATACCGGTTTCCATTACGCCCGCACCTTGCATGACTGGTATGAGCGATTCATCGCCAAACGGGATCAACTGGATGCCATGGGTTACGACCAGGCTTTCCGTCGGCTGTGGCACTTCTACTTCGCGTACTGCGAAGCAGGGTTCAGCGAGCGCGCCATTGGTGTGGCCCAAATGGTGTTCGCAAAGCCGGGCAATAAACGTGAGAACATCCTGAGCCTGTGA
- a CDS encoding DUF2878 domain-containing protein has product MIASETGRNVLNFLLFQAGWFACVFYPGPVGAGIVVLFLILHFVLVSQNRITELQFVVLGTVAGSVLDGIWFRTGILDDGSGAILLTPPWLVAIWAIFMTTLSHSLNWMSRKPWLPFVFAPIAGPFTYWSASQIGAVELPDLIPSLIALGFGWLVIFPLLLFARKTLYPELAR; this is encoded by the coding sequence GTGATTGCGTCAGAAACGGGTCGTAATGTACTGAACTTCCTGCTTTTCCAGGCCGGGTGGTTCGCTTGCGTATTCTATCCCGGTCCTGTGGGAGCCGGTATCGTTGTTCTGTTCCTGATCCTTCATTTTGTACTGGTGAGTCAGAACAGGATCACAGAACTGCAATTCGTTGTACTCGGAACGGTAGCGGGCTCTGTTCTTGATGGCATCTGGTTTCGCACCGGCATCCTGGACGATGGAAGCGGGGCGATTCTGTTAACCCCTCCCTGGCTGGTGGCTATCTGGGCCATTTTCATGACCACGCTGAGCCATTCACTGAACTGGATGAGCCGAAAACCCTGGTTGCCTTTCGTCTTCGCCCCCATCGCCGGGCCGTTTACCTATTGGTCCGCCAGTCAGATCGGGGCGGTGGAATTGCCGGACCTCATACCCTCACTGATAGCCCTCGGTTTTGGCTGGCTGGTCATTTTCCCCCTGCTTCTTTTCGCCCGTAAAACGCTTTACCCGGAGCTGGCCCGATGA
- the xthA gene encoding exodeoxyribonuclease III produces the protein MMFVSFNVNSIRTRLHQLDAVIDALAPDFIGLQETKVQDDDFPTDAIRELGYHVHFHGQKTHYGVALLSKAEPEQVIKGYPWDGEDSQRRLITGQFTVNGEKLSVVNGYFPQGESRDHPVKFPAKEKFYADLMRYLDDLNKAGGHVVVMGDMNISPTDKDIGIGADNAKRWLRTGKCSFLPEEREWLGQVEARGYTDVFRHLHPEEADTFSWFDYRSKGFERDPKRGLRIDLIMASDSLLPKAREAGVSYGIRAMDRPSDHCPVWASFEL, from the coding sequence ATGATGTTCGTGTCTTTCAACGTCAACAGTATCCGTACCCGCCTGCACCAGCTCGACGCTGTGATTGATGCCCTCGCCCCGGACTTTATCGGGCTTCAGGAAACCAAGGTCCAGGACGACGACTTCCCAACAGACGCCATTCGCGAGCTGGGTTACCACGTGCATTTCCACGGCCAGAAAACCCATTACGGCGTTGCCCTGCTCTCAAAGGCGGAGCCGGAGCAGGTTATCAAAGGCTATCCCTGGGACGGGGAAGATTCCCAGCGCCGCCTGATTACCGGCCAGTTTACGGTGAACGGCGAAAAGCTCTCGGTGGTTAACGGCTATTTTCCCCAGGGAGAAAGCCGGGACCACCCGGTGAAGTTCCCGGCAAAGGAAAAGTTTTATGCCGACCTCATGCGGTACCTCGACGACCTCAACAAGGCCGGTGGCCATGTGGTGGTGATGGGTGACATGAACATTTCGCCCACCGACAAGGACATCGGCATCGGCGCCGATAACGCCAAACGGTGGCTCCGCACCGGCAAGTGCTCTTTCCTGCCGGAGGAGCGGGAATGGCTGGGCCAGGTGGAAGCCCGTGGTTATACCGATGTATTCCGCCACCTTCATCCGGAGGAGGCCGACACCTTCAGCTGGTTTGATTACCGCAGCAAGGGCTTTGAGCGGGATCCGAAACGGGGCCTGCGAATTGATCTGATCATGGCCAGCGACAGCCTGCTCCCGAAAGCCCGGGAGGCGGGTGTTTCCTACGGCATTCGCGCCATGGACCGGCCGTCAGACCATTGCCCGGTCTGGGCGAGCTTCGAGCTCTAG
- a CDS encoding TetR/AcrR family transcriptional regulator produces MKKIKTRDRILQTSLALFNSVGEPNVTTLLISDEMDISPGNLYYHFKSKGDIVEELFDQYELDMLDLLTVPEDADISLDQQGFFLHLLFETVARYRFLYQDLVNVLSRYDQLRVRFKRIQKKKTSAFRAICESFRRQGTLIIDQEELDSLCEQLTLTACYWSAFDTLSHLDDRESVDPGRGVYHMMHLVIPYLAPADREEARLMSRDYL; encoded by the coding sequence ATGAAAAAAATCAAAACCCGCGACCGCATCCTGCAAACCAGCCTGGCGCTGTTTAACAGCGTCGGCGAGCCCAATGTTACGACCTTGCTGATTTCCGACGAAATGGACATCAGCCCGGGCAATCTGTACTACCACTTCAAGAGCAAGGGTGACATCGTCGAGGAACTGTTCGACCAGTACGAGCTGGACATGCTGGATCTGTTGACGGTTCCTGAAGATGCTGATATCTCTCTGGACCAGCAGGGATTCTTTCTGCACCTGCTGTTTGAGACGGTGGCGCGTTACCGGTTTCTTTACCAGGATCTGGTGAATGTGCTGTCCCGGTACGACCAGTTGCGGGTGCGGTTCAAGCGGATTCAGAAGAAGAAAACGTCGGCATTCAGAGCGATCTGCGAAAGCTTCCGTCGGCAAGGCACCCTGATAATTGATCAGGAAGAGCTTGATTCCCTGTGTGAGCAGTTAACGCTAACCGCTTGTTACTGGAGCGCTTTCGATACACTTTCCCACCTGGACGACCGGGAGTCGGTAGACCCCGGCCGGGGCGTTTACCATATGATGCACCTGGTAATTCCCTACCTGGCACCAGCCGACCGGGAAGAAGCCCGGCTGATGAGCCGGGACTATCTTTAA
- a CDS encoding phasin family protein, translating into MSEQNDDKPENDAQLAAKIKGSARQIWLAGLGAYTKAEEDTGRFFDRLVQEGEQLENRTRGVVEKQIKSVEDRVEGVRERATGTWDRLEHMFDERVSGALRRLGIHRREEIDSLARRVEVLERELARLRDQAGDDEEE; encoded by the coding sequence ATGTCTGAACAGAACGACGATAAGCCGGAGAATGATGCGCAACTGGCCGCAAAAATCAAGGGTTCCGCGCGCCAGATCTGGTTGGCGGGGCTGGGTGCCTACACCAAGGCCGAGGAAGATACCGGTCGTTTCTTTGACCGGCTGGTTCAGGAAGGCGAGCAACTCGAGAACAGAACCCGGGGTGTCGTTGAAAAGCAGATCAAATCCGTTGAAGACCGGGTTGAAGGCGTTCGCGAGAGGGCGACGGGCACCTGGGACCGCCTTGAGCACATGTTCGATGAGCGGGTGTCGGGTGCCCTCAGAAGACTTGGCATCCATCGCCGGGAAGAAATTGACTCCCTGGCGCGCCGGGTCGAAGTGCTTGAAAGGGAACTGGCACGGCTGCGTGATCAGGCCGGAGACGACGAGGAAGAATAA
- a CDS encoding TIGR01244 family sulfur transferase codes for MDFRKIDDNISVAPQISVEDVAEAAKLGFRTLVANRPDQEEPGQPSMADIEAAAREHGLAWVFMPVASGNITDDDVSRFAPMIQDAEKPVLAFCRSGTRCTVLWALSSARNTSADEIVTKARNAGYDISGLAPRMAQQAREKG; via the coding sequence ATGGATTTCAGAAAGATTGATGACAACATCTCGGTAGCTCCGCAGATTTCCGTTGAAGACGTGGCAGAGGCCGCAAAGCTGGGATTCAGAACCCTGGTAGCCAATCGCCCTGATCAGGAGGAACCCGGGCAACCTTCCATGGCTGATATCGAAGCAGCAGCCCGTGAGCATGGCCTGGCCTGGGTGTTCATGCCGGTGGCGTCCGGAAATATCACCGACGACGATGTAAGCCGGTTCGCGCCAATGATCCAGGACGCTGAAAAACCCGTACTGGCATTCTGCCGTTCCGGGACCCGTTGCACTGTGCTCTGGGCATTGAGTTCGGCCCGAAACACGTCAGCCGACGAAATCGTCACCAAGGCCCGCAACGCCGGTTACGACATTTCCGGTCTGGCACCACGTATGGCTCAGCAGGCCAGAGAGAAAGGCTGA
- the hemH gene encoding ferrochelatase, whose protein sequence is MQFKGSENFSHAQPDRLGVLITNLGTPDAPTTSALRRYLAEFLSDPRVVELARPLWWLILHGVILRIRPRRSAEAYASVWQPEGSPLLLHTAKQAEGIREALKRKYGPNVVVGFAMRYGNPSISRVLDEMQQQGVRKLLVLPLYPQYSASTSASTFDAIASDFARRRWLPDLRFVSHYPDYPPYIEAMARHIEAHWANHGRNQKLVLSYHGVPLKYLTKGDPYHCECQKTSRLLAKRLGLSKEDYLTTFQSRFGKEEWLKPYTDETLKSLPGTGVKSIDVFCPGFSSDCLETIEEIDEENREYFMEAGGEGFSYITALNATPGHIEALVKLIEENLLGWQVPGNEPEALAARQKRADEQKETAYPGRDL, encoded by the coding sequence ATGCAATTCAAAGGTTCAGAGAATTTCAGCCACGCCCAGCCTGACAGGCTGGGCGTGCTGATAACCAACCTGGGTACCCCGGATGCCCCCACGACCTCCGCACTCCGCCGGTACCTCGCTGAATTTCTCTCGGACCCAAGGGTGGTGGAACTGGCCCGGCCATTGTGGTGGCTGATCCTGCACGGAGTTATTCTGCGGATTCGCCCCAGGCGCAGTGCAGAGGCCTACGCCAGTGTCTGGCAGCCAGAGGGCTCACCCCTGCTGCTACACACTGCAAAGCAAGCTGAGGGCATCCGGGAAGCGCTCAAACGCAAATATGGGCCCAACGTGGTGGTTGGTTTTGCCATGCGTTACGGCAACCCCTCCATCTCCCGGGTTCTGGATGAAATGCAGCAGCAGGGGGTGCGGAAACTGCTGGTACTGCCACTCTACCCCCAGTATTCCGCATCGACTTCTGCCTCAACCTTTGATGCCATTGCCAGCGATTTTGCCAGGCGCAGGTGGTTACCGGATCTCCGGTTCGTCTCCCATTACCCGGATTACCCACCCTACATAGAAGCCATGGCGCGGCATATCGAGGCGCACTGGGCCAATCACGGGCGCAATCAGAAGCTGGTGCTCTCCTATCACGGGGTTCCCCTGAAATACCTGACCAAAGGCGACCCTTACCATTGTGAATGCCAGAAAACCTCGCGGCTGTTGGCCAAACGGCTTGGTTTGAGCAAAGAAGATTACCTGACCACCTTCCAGTCCCGGTTTGGCAAGGAAGAGTGGCTAAAGCCCTACACGGACGAGACGCTCAAATCACTGCCTGGCACAGGCGTTAAATCCATCGACGTATTCTGCCCGGGATTCTCATCCGATTGCCTTGAGACCATTGAGGAAATCGATGAGGAGAACCGTGAATACTTTATGGAAGCCGGTGGCGAGGGTTTCAGTTACATAACCGCGTTGAACGCAACGCCGGGCCACATTGAAGCCCTGGTCAAGCTGATTGAGGAGAATCTGCTGGGCTGGCAGGTGCCGGGGAATGAGCCAGAAGCTCTGGCTGCGCGGCAGAAACGGGCGGACGAACAAAAAGAGACGGCCTATCCGGGCCGCGATCTCTGA
- a CDS encoding Bax inhibitor-1/YccA family protein, which yields MEDKRFGVQNSQGAYSAPQTERATTGISADAMNVLRNTYMLLGMTLAFSALTAFLNMNGTHPGFLITIVGYIGLLFATYKLKNSPWGIVTTFALTGFMGYTLGPIIGAFVAAGASQIVAQALTLTAIAFVGLSATAIITKKDFSFMSSFLTAGAFVLIGAMLLAFLMESSALQLAVSAGFTIFASVMILFETSQIIKGGERNYVIATVGLYVSIYNLFLSLLHLLSAFSGDN from the coding sequence ATGGAAGACAAACGTTTCGGCGTTCAAAACTCTCAGGGAGCCTATTCTGCTCCCCAGACCGAGCGCGCGACCACAGGAATCAGCGCTGACGCGATGAATGTGTTGCGCAACACTTACATGCTTCTGGGCATGACCCTCGCCTTCTCGGCGCTTACCGCTTTCCTGAACATGAACGGAACCCATCCGGGTTTTCTGATCACCATTGTGGGATACATCGGTCTGCTGTTCGCGACCTATAAGCTGAAAAACAGCCCCTGGGGGATCGTGACCACCTTCGCCCTGACCGGCTTCATGGGTTACACCCTTGGTCCGATCATTGGTGCGTTCGTTGCCGCCGGTGCCTCTCAGATCGTTGCTCAAGCGCTGACGCTGACTGCAATCGCCTTTGTAGGTTTGTCCGCTACGGCGATCATTACCAAGAAAGACTTCAGCTTCATGTCCAGCTTCCTGACCGCTGGCGCGTTTGTGCTGATCGGCGCCATGCTGCTGGCCTTCCTGATGGAGAGCTCCGCTCTGCAACTGGCGGTATCCGCAGGCTTCACCATTTTCGCGTCCGTTATGATCCTGTTTGAGACCAGCCAGATCATCAAGGGCGGCGAGCGCAATTACGTCATTGCGACGGTCGGCCTGTACGTTTCAATCTACAACCTGTTCCTCAGCCTGCTGCACCTGCTGTCCGCTTTCAGCGGTGACAACTGA
- the tusD gene encoding sulfurtransferase complex subunit TusD, translated as MADTSSETFTLVITGAPYSSQAPQTALGFARAATDAGHRIARVFLYGDGVHLASALCTPPSDETHWPKEWASFLEHHGIPGIACIASALRRGLVNEAERKRYALPGSNLLHPFEIAGLGEWVEGRRTSARTLYFHAGG; from the coding sequence ATGGCCGATACCTCATCTGAAACCTTCACCCTGGTCATTACTGGCGCGCCTTATTCCTCCCAGGCGCCCCAGACGGCTCTGGGTTTCGCCAGGGCTGCCACAGACGCAGGCCACCGCATCGCCCGCGTCTTCCTGTATGGTGACGGCGTGCATCTTGCCTCGGCACTGTGCACCCCCCCCTCTGACGAGACGCACTGGCCGAAGGAATGGGCGAGCTTTCTCGAACACCACGGCATCCCCGGGATAGCCTGCATTGCTTCAGCGTTGCGCCGGGGTCTGGTGAACGAAGCTGAGCGGAAGCGCTACGCGTTGCCCGGCTCCAACCTGCTTCACCCTTTCGAAATCGCCGGCCTTGGCGAATGGGTCGAAGGCCGGAGGACGTCTGCACGAACACTCTATTTCCACGCCGGAGGCTGA